The Neodiprion fabricii isolate iyNeoFabr1 chromosome 4, iyNeoFabr1.1, whole genome shotgun sequence genome window below encodes:
- the LOC124179870 gene encoding uncharacterized protein LOC124179870, translating into MVVGSWTQVKLEEAIHVMRRHEEVVPKDKVDSILDVFNSVDKDIQFTLEVENNGKLPFLDILIKRSEDGDLITSLFKKPYSSRRILNFNCNDPLSQKLGVVKGFLNRAMRLSHVNKTKESIRMVRRLLSSNNYPNKVISKCEKIVSERIRNNIRSNNVNRNWSFSRFPYIKGLSPRLGSLFRYTNCKLVFYNVFKVEDLFSRLKDKVEKEDRSGLVYRISCSCGKWYVGQTRQKLKARVRQHKLDCRPEKSIKNNKTALAEHHFVEDGHNFQFEDVEILDLEKNYMKRNLSEMIFIKAMNCVNFRSDTQNLSTIYSDLINDVKDLVKS; encoded by the exons ATGGTTGTAGGCAGCTGGACgcaggtgaaacttgaagaggCGATACACGTCATGCGTCGGCACGAGGAGG TGGTTCCAAAGGATAAAGTAGACAGCATCTTGGATGTGTTTAATAGTGTTGACAAGGACATCCAGTTTACCTTGGAAGTTGAGAATAACGGGAAGTTGCCTTTTTTGGACATACTCATAAAAAGATCAGAAGATGGTGATCTTATAACTTCTTTGTTCAAGAAACCGTACAGCTCAagaagaattttgaattttaattgcaATGATCCATTGAGCCAAAAATTGGGGGTTGTAAAAGGGTTTTTGAACAGAGCCATGCGCTTGAGTCATGTGAACAAGACCAAGGAAAGTATTCGCATGGTTAGAAGATTACTGTCATCTAACAATTATCCAAACAAGGTCATCAGCAAGTGTGAGAAAATTGTGTCCGAGAGGATTAGAAACAACATCAGGAGCAACAATGTCAACAGGAATTGGTCGTTTAGCAGATTTCCTTACATAAAAGGCTTGTCACCAAGATTGGGATCTTTATTTAGGTACACCAACTGCAAGTTGGTATTCTATAATGTATTCAAGGTTGAGGATCTATTTTCCCGGCTAAAAGACAAAGTGGAGAAAGAAGATAGATCTGGCCTGGTATACAGGATTTCGTGCTCGTGTGGGAAATGGTACGTTGGACAGACCaggcaaaaattaaaagccaGAGTGAGACAACATAAACTTGACTGCAGACCTGAGAAGTccataaaaaacaacaaaacagcATTAGCGGAACATCACTTTGTTGAGGATGGTCATAACTTTCAGTTCGAGGATGTTGAGATTTTAGAtctggagaaaaattacatgaaGAGAAATCtaagtgaaatgatttttattaaggCGATGAATTGTGTCAATTTTAGATCCGACACGCAAAACCTCAGTACAATTTACAGTGACCTGATAAATGATGTTAAGGATTTAGTGAAGTcatag